A genomic window from Salvia miltiorrhiza cultivar Shanhuang (shh) chromosome 5, IMPLAD_Smil_shh, whole genome shotgun sequence includes:
- the LOC131026324 gene encoding LOB domain-containing protein 4-like yields the protein MEVSRKQNASSPCAACKLLRRRCSQECIFAPYFPAEEPGKFAGVHKVFGASNVSKMLQELPEEHRGDAVSSMVYEANARMRDPVYGCVGAISYLQQQIDALRQQLALTQAEMLHLRLRNQATSPTNSYTLLSHSKPSNFDMDMGVEHASFRESMWSST from the exons ATGGAAGTTAGCAGAAAACAGAATGCTTCGTCGCCGTGCGCCGCCTGCAAGCTCCTCCGGCGGAGGTGCTCGCAGGAGTGCATCTTCGCGCCGTATTTCCCGGCGGAGGAGCCGGGAAAGTTTGCGGGCGTGCACAAGGTGTTCGGAGCTAGCAACGTTAGCAAGATGTTGCAG GAGTTGCCGGAGGAGCACAGAGGCGACGCGGTGAGCAGTATGGTGTACGAGGCTAATGCGAGGATGCGGGACCCGGTGTACGGGTGCGTCGGAGCCATCTCGTATCTGCAGCAGCAGATCGACGCCCTGAGGCAGCAGCTCGCCCTCACTCAGGCCGAGATGCTGCACCTCAGGCTCCGCAACCAAGCCACCAGCCCCACTAATTCCTACACATTGTTGTCCCATTCCAAACCCTCCAATTTCGACATGGATATGGGGGTCGAGCATGCCAGCTTCAGAGAATCCATGTGGTCGTCTACTTAG
- the LOC131026312 gene encoding photosystem I reaction center subunit III, chloroplastic yields MSLTIPTNLSKSISTPKLGFQKARSAAIVCQANAPNQENSWSELKAFSAALALSSIILSAPVLPASADISGLTPCKESKQFAKREKNEIKKLESSLKLYAPDSAPALAIQATVEKTKRRFDNYGKQGLLCGADGLPHLIVSGDQRHWGEFITPGILFLYIAGWIGWVGRSYLIAIRDDKKPTQKEIIIDVPLANSLAWRGFIWPIAAYREYLNGELIDPNV; encoded by the exons atgtCGCTCACAATCCCCACCAACCTCTCGAAATCCATCTCGACGCCCAAACTGGGGTTCCAGAAGGCAAGAAGCGCCGCCATAGTATGCCAGGCTAACGCTCCCAACCAAGAAAATTCATGGTCTGAGCTGAAGGCGTTCTCGGCGGCGCTGGCCCTCTCCTCCATCATCTTGTCGGCGCCGGTGCTGCCGGCCTCCGCCGACATCTCGGGGCTGACCCCGTGCAAGGAGTCGAAACAGTTCGCGAAGCGCGAGAAGAATGAGATCAAGAAGCTGGAGTCGTCGCTGAAGCTGTACGCCCCCGACAGCGCCCCGGCCCTGGCCATCCAGGCGACCGTGGAGAAGACGAAGCGCAG GTTCGACAACTACGGGAAGCAAGGGCTGCTGTGCGGCGCGGATGGGCTGCCTCACTTGATCGTGAGCGGCGATCAGAGGCACTGGGGCGAGTTCATCACCCCGGGAATCCTCTTCTTGTACATTGCTGGATGGATCGGATGGGTGGGAAGGAGCTACTTGATCGCCATCAGAGACGACAAGAAGCCCACCCAGAAGGAGATCATCATCGATGTTCCATTGGCTAACAGCCTCGCCTGGAGGGGTTTCATCTGGCCCATTGCTGCTTACAGAGAGTACTTGAATGGAGAACTCATTGATCCCAATGTCTGA